A region of the Pricia mediterranea genome:
CTTAAATAAGTTCTCAACGCACACTGCATATAACAACATGGTCGAGTAATAAAGAGCTACGTTTTTAAACTCTTCAGAGCCCCTTTTATTACTGCGAAACTGTGAAGAAAATAATGTTAAATTTTCATCAGCGGCAAATTTTAAAGCTTTTGCTTGGTAGATGAATGTTTGATAATCTAATGATCTCCTTACCATCGTCTATTTTGACCTTTGAACTTTATAATACTCCCCAAATTGTAAATCGAGCAATATAATTGTTATTGGGTTGGCGAGCAATTTTCAGTTTTTTGAAAGTTCTGAAGCCATTACAGGCTTGTTTAACCCGTATTTTTGACTAATATCTTTAACTAATTCAAAGAACCATTGTGGAGCATAGGGACTAATAATTATCTCGTCAATTAAATCTTTTATTTTCAACGAAACATATTTACCCTCTTGTACTTCTTCCTTGTTCCAATCGTAGGTCAATGTAGTATCAAAGTTTTGAGTAAATATTAAGCGGACCTCATTTTCGTACTCGTACGCTTTATGTTTATGATATGTTGGGTCCCATTTGTTGCTGTCAGGCATAATATCCGTATTGTAATTTATATAGACTACTTCAGTAAATTCAATATTTTCTGAGGTGCCCGAAAATGCTTCTATAATATTTGTTACTTTGGAAGTAATCATAATCCCTTTATTGAGGTCTGAATATATCTTCCAAAGTGCAGCTGACTCATTCTTACTTTTATTCCAACAACTAACACATACTAACTTTTTAAATTTTTCCGCCTCCTGATTAAGTATATGGACGTTCTCTACAATCTCTCTATCCGTTAATTTAGGGTGACCAGATATATAATTATGGCGATTCGCAAAATATTCGTACCTCTTTTCCTGATTCAAACTAGACGTAGTACCCTCGAAATGGTCTTCTAATATATCTAGCCTACAG
Encoded here:
- a CDS encoding DUF2971 domain-containing protein produces the protein MNQEKRYEYFANRHNYISGHPKLTDREIVENVHILNQEAEKFKKLVCVSCWNKSKNESAALWKIYSDLNKGIMITSKVTNIIEAFSGTSENIEFTEVVYINYNTDIMPDSNKWDPTYHKHKAYEYENEVRLIFTQNFDTTLTYDWNKEEVQEGKYVSLKIKDLIDEIIISPYAPQWFFELVKDISQKYGLNKPVMASELSKN